The Gadus morhua chromosome 18, gadMor3.0, whole genome shotgun sequence DNA segment TgcttattgttatttatttattttgctttgcTGTTTTCTAATAACTTTCCATCGGGTCTCCTCTGGTCGCTTGTGTGTTCTCTGCCGTTGACTGATTCTGTACAGCTCCCTATGGTAGCACAGATGAAGTGGCTCATcactgcccacacacactcacacacacacacacacgttagcacaatctcacacttacacacacacacacacacatacaagcagtcattcacacacatacaagcagtcgttcacacacaagcacgccaacacatgcacacacgcgcacacccacacacacacacacacacacacacacacacaaactgtattGTATTATCGTATTCCTTTGATTTACTCTGTCCTCTGTGTAGTGTGTGAGCTGAAGATACAGGCTATTGAACTAATTACACGGAGCCGAGCTCTGAGGCCCGTGCAGCGTGGAGGCCAGTCCCCCACAAGGGGCCTCCCCACCACTTTTAGCATTTCAATTTTGTCACAGTTTCCAAGTTTTCACATGTTGAGCTTTTCcgttttgtgcatgtgtgcgccaTTTTTTGTTATCGTTGCTAAATGCACTCATTTCTGCAGAGGATCAGCGCTGTAGCTTATACTCCCTCACTGGTGTGAGACCCTCGTCCTCGTCACTGCCCTTTATTGCGTAGCTGCCGTCAGTATTCTCTGCTCCTCTTGGTGCAGTGTTAAGCCCGCCCCCCTTTTTTAAATCGCCATTTCACTTAGCCAAAATTACTTGTCTACTTGAGTCTTTTTTTTCCGACAATACCTTCATGCTTTCAGTCTGTAATttctcttttattattattactattgtcatattaatattattattattattattattattattattattatattattacaaaTTGTATGTGGAGGAACTGTTTGTGTACAATATTATAGCTACTACTATAGGTCTGTTACAGCCGAGTTACAGGACATGTGGACAACCACCAGCTGAATTACCTCtcattacacatacacacatgcacacacacaatcacacaccccATTCCTCCCCCAGTTTCTCtttcaatcaaacacacacattcacccccccccccccccccacacacacacacacacacacacacacacacacacacacacacacacacacacacacacacacacacacacacacgcgcgcaaagaggacttgtgtgcgtgcgtttgtgtgtgtgtgtgtttgtgtgtactgtacAGTGTTCTCAATGTGAACTGGTTTCTCAGTGTGCAGTAGTTGGTGTGTAGTGAAGCTTTGTGCACCATGGGGTATTAAGGCCCTCCCCCTGGTGGTGACATTATCTTACTCTGTGCCAAAATGTAGTGCAACAGGCAGGCCCGCCCTGCCTGCTCCGATTCCaagacaaaaataaagaaaaatgttaaTAAAAACAGTGAGCTGTCACACCAGCGACCCTGTTTGTTGGTGTCTTCCTCTTtctggtgttggtgtgttggctTTGGTGTGCGGCCCGATGTGGCAGTCAGAATATGATAAGACTCTGATGTTGACACCTATTGTAGTGTTGGCTGCGAGAGggacagtagtgtgtgtgtgtatgtgtgtgatagagTGATGGGACCTTCCGCCTCAAGTTGACCTATCAATTTCCTAATTGTAATATAGCCGtgggtgtatgggggggggtgggggtgtggggaggAGTGCAGGAGTGAAGCACATTCACACATTTGGAGGCTCGTGGTGAGGCCATCTGCACTTCCGCCGCCTGGATGCTCAGTTTGCACTACTGGGACCCCTCGTGTTGCGACATTCACATCCCCTTCACAGCTCCTCGGTGATTTGGCGAGACGCAGAGATTGATGTGACGAGCTGTGACCAGGCTGCTAATTGCAACACAGCAGAAGCTTCCACTGTGAATACCCGCCAGCAAAACAACCTTTATCACAACCAACGGCAGTATaacttttttggttgttttttttgtagtttttttttttaagataataTGAAAGCTGACAGAGAAAAGAGAAGGTAAGAACCACATGTCCTAATTGGAAGCCGACATTTAATttttataggcctacatgcgttATTTCgttaattgttattattagatTAATTCTATAATATTTAGGATTTGAGTTGAGGCTCAGATTGATTTAATAATTGACTATTCTGTGTGCAGTGGGGAGACAGAACAAGGTCAGGTAATAAGTGGATTTGAAGTTAAAGTTGCGATTTCACTTGACACAATTAGTTAAATTGTTAGTAGGTACATTATTTATTACCTTAAAACACGGCCCGTTGTTCGTAATACTATTAATGATTAGAAACATGtagcctataggcctacagaaaTTTATAATTATGACATAATAATTAAACAATTATATTTCAAACCGGTATCATTATGTTTGTAAAGTAAACTactctttattttttatgaagAACATTTATAATAAACAATAATTGTGTCATTGTTAGATCGTTCCAATTTtcgagtaggcctacacgaGGGACAAGTTTTATTTGTGTACGGTCCTCCTTCCTCCAGGGCGATCAGCCGCGATGCAGCGCGGAGCAGACGGAAGAAAGAGGCTGACGTGTTCACAGACCTATCGCACCTCCTGCCGCTGTCGCCCGACTTGGTGGCTCACCTGGACAAGCCCTCGGTCCTGCGTCTGACAATCAGCTACATGCACACCAGCACGTTGCTCACAGGTAGGCTGCATCAGGAAAGAAACAGGAAGAATACAACGATTCTACATAGGCTAATAAAGCGAAATGGATTCCAATGTTTCCACTACTGCGTCTCAGAGGAATGAAGCCCATGccttgtattgtatttgtattatatttgtattgagCCATCATAAAGGCGGTCAACAACAATAGGCCTACCCCCTTGACCATATATGTGCCAGTGCACCTCTAGTTTTAGTGGGAACACGCGCTTCAAATAGTCATGAAGTTCAAAACATATCTTTTAAAAACGAAATAAACCCCATAAAAAATAACCTTATTCTACCTTTGGCTTTTTAACGtgctatatataatataacaattataaaatttcaattatttaaattatttatctTATGTTGACTTCTGTTAGGATTTGTggtccatgtgtgtgagtgtgtgtgtgtgtgtgtgtgtgtgtgtgtgtgtgtgtgtgtgtgtgtgtgtgtgtgtgtgtgtgtgtgtgtgtgtgtgtgtgtgtgtgtgtgtgtgtgtgtgagtgtgtgtctggtgtgtgtgtgtgtgtgtgtgtgtctggtgtgtgtgggtgtgtgtgtgtgtgtctggtgtgtgtcgtatgtgtgtgtgtcgtatgtgtgtgtgtgtgtgtgtgtgtgtgtgtgtgtgtgtgtgtgtctggtgtgcgCGCGTGCCTGTGTCCTTGTGTTAACGCATAAGATATCAGTGTTATGAGCTGAACGTAGCTTTTGGAGCCCCTTCTACACTGACTCCCAGGGGACAGCAGGATCTATATCCAATAGATTTACATTTCAACATCCCCTACCTTTAACCGACTCCATCGCCGTACTGATCCCTGGTTCAGACTATACTGCCGGTAGCTGTACGTCTTGGAGGGACCCGGGGAGTTACCGATGCGCGTGgtctgtgggggaggaggaggagggtctgaAGAAGAGCAGAGAGGCCAAGCTGAGGAGCTGGGGGCTGACCGAGGGGGAGGCTGAGCTTTACCTGGGGGTCTCCGAGGGCTTTCTGCTGGTGGTCTCCACCAAGGGAGACATGGTGTTTCTGTCTGATAATGTCTCCAAGCACCTTGGCCTGACTCAGGTGCactgcactgcacacacacacgcacacgtgcacgcacgcacgcacacacgcacgcacgcgcgcacgcgcacacacacacacacacacacacacacacacacacacacacacacacacacacacacacacacacacacacacacacacgcttgcagctatggatgcacacacaaacacattagaaagcgcacacacaccatttacATTTCTAGTTTTTTTCTATCAGGTCGGGTGGATCTCACTGTACGATGTATATGTTCACAGGTCAACCGTGACATAGAAACACCCCCATACATTCAGCAACACTTCCTGCCATGGTTTCGCTGAGGGTTGAGGTTTTCTGTGTATAATGTTTTTTTGGGCACACAGGTGGATCTGATTGGACACAGCTTGTATGACTTTTCCCATCCTTGTGACCACAAAGAAATTGGAAATAACCTCCGCACatcaggtgtgtgggtgtgtcagtatgtgtgtgtgtgtgtgttagataaCAATGTATAAGTGTTAGTTtcataaacacaccaaacagTTTCAGTTAATAATTATCCTCTTCTTGGAAAGCCATCAGTTAACGGAAATGTTGCGTTCACTCCTAGATTTCACAATTTTGTTAGATTCCGTtattttgttagttttaataGATTATAATAAACTTGGTGTGTGGGCTATTGTGGATGTGTGCTATTTGCAATACCTATCATTAAATTAACAATCACACATTCAACAAAGAATATTGATGTCCGAAGGAAGGAATGACACATTTCTTTCTGTGTTCCTCTGCTTGCCGTTAAGCTTTTAACTCTGCGTATGTTTCAGGGGACTGCTGTTGGGCTGTCGAGAGAGACTTTGtcatgaggatgaagagcacTTTGACACACAGGGGGAGGACCACCAACATCAAGTCTGCATCTTGGAAGGTTAGTTAAAAgggggttatttatttatttagttaaaaTGATTAGAATATATGATAAGCTcatagttgtatttatttttcagcaATTTGTGTTCActatattattactattttcTACGTTTGTGTTTTGGAAACTTGTATTTTGTTACTGGCTGCAATAGACATGGAATGTTTTGGGTTGTTGCCCCCCCTGTGGAAGTTGGTTTTTAGAGAGCCCATAATTTGGGTAATGAGTGACACCTGTGTTTTTGCTACGGCGGTGCCTCGGTGAAAAGGGTCAATTGCCTAATAGAATAGAGTAGTAGTTAGTCAGTAACAGCAGGAGCTAGCAATTACAATTACTACCAAATAATAAATGCATCCCCGCATAGTAATCTATTGGTTAGTTGTACACTGGTGAGAGTTCTTTGCTTATATATTTTACAAATTGGCTTATGATTGtccttttaaaaaacaaaataaaactgaaTTTACGAAAATGCGTTTTGAAGCTGAAATCCATAACTTGTGCATTGACAGAGTTCCTCCTAAAAGTGATGCTGTGATTAGCATTTAGTTGCACTAcaccaggggtcagcaaccttttcaacatgcattgccagtttgacattttctcgttaatgagtgtgccttaagcaacaatatattaaatattaagttgaattatgacacagcgaccaaaaacatttccagaagacctgaaattgtattatttccatatagtccacaatcatgcatcaacattttaaatattttttttgttatatttgcTACATGGGCTTAccaattataattacatatgtcccatcttaaaacaccacttttagaaactcattcaaaaaaatattggaactgtgagaaatgtaaaaaacaagaatagatgagaatgttggaaccatccacatcaatttctttaagacatgtacagctttgcaaaaccatgtgaaggcgatgcatacaggccacttgcaacaatattttaaatattttctt contains these protein-coding regions:
- the epas1a gene encoding endothelial PAS domain-containing protein 1; the protein is MKADREKRRAISRDAARSRRKKEADVFTDLSHLLPLSPDLVAHLDKPSVLRLTISYMHTSTLLTDYTAGSCTSWRDPGSYRCAWSVGEEEEGLKKSREAKLRSWGLTEGEAELYLGVSEGFLLVVSTKGDMVFLSDNVSKHLGLTQVDLIGHSLYDFSHPCDHKEIGNNLRTSGDCCWAVERDFVMRMKSTLTHRGRTTNIKSASWKVLHCEGRMKACMSSSFPYFSSTPSSTSYLLLSCKPLLLCHRLVMTHTFTSQHRLDLRFTRCDSRVKALLGYSPEELQGRSLYQLCHMLDTSRLNSSHRNLLSMSQSVSGQYRMLVRGGGYVWVESHSALLRPACPRVSSQCSGQSSIPPSCIFSITYILR